One region of Rhizobium sp. WYJ-E13 genomic DNA includes:
- a CDS encoding HpcH/HpaI aldolase/citrate lyase family protein codes for MSATDIDGFAARIRNHASGMISAWVGIPDPLLVNHLAQEAFDAVVLDMQHGMWDLPSAAAAVSHVRIAGKPALARIPVGDFASASRLLDAGASGIIAPMINSAEDAKAFVKATKYPPVGERSWGPSLALNHTGLSADDYLKNANDLTVAIAMVETRASLEAIDDILGVPGIDGIFIGPSDLSIALSNGDQVAPNAAEIDSAMRHAVARCRAHSKFACAFAGDGERAGELLKFGFVFVIAGAETAQLRSGARKQINAARKIASGG; via the coding sequence ATGAGTGCAACTGACATCGACGGCTTTGCAGCCCGGATCAGGAACCATGCAAGCGGGATGATTTCCGCTTGGGTCGGCATTCCCGATCCGCTGCTGGTCAATCATCTGGCCCAGGAAGCCTTTGATGCCGTCGTGCTCGACATGCAGCATGGCATGTGGGATCTGCCATCGGCAGCAGCCGCCGTCAGTCATGTGCGTATTGCCGGCAAGCCGGCTCTCGCCCGTATTCCGGTCGGCGATTTCGCCTCTGCCTCGCGTCTGCTCGATGCCGGCGCGTCGGGCATCATCGCGCCGATGATCAACTCGGCCGAGGATGCGAAGGCCTTCGTCAAGGCCACCAAATATCCGCCCGTCGGCGAACGTAGCTGGGGTCCTTCGCTGGCCCTCAATCATACCGGTCTCTCCGCCGATGACTACCTCAAGAATGCCAATGACCTGACGGTGGCGATCGCCATGGTCGAGACGCGCGCATCGCTCGAAGCAATCGACGATATTCTTGGTGTGCCCGGTATCGATGGCATCTTCATCGGTCCTTCGGACCTTTCCATCGCACTTTCCAACGGCGATCAAGTCGCACCGAATGCCGCCGAGATCGACAGCGCCATGCGGCATGCCGTTGCGCGTTGCCGCGCGCATTCAAAATTCGCCTGCGCCTTTGCCGGTGACGGCGAGCGCGCCGGCGAACTTCTGAAATTCGGCTTCGTCTTTGTCATCGCCGGCGCGGAAACCGCGCAATTACGCTCCGGCGCCCGCAAACAGATCAACGCCGCCAGGAAGATTGCCTCCGGCGGCTGA
- a CDS encoding NAD-dependent succinate-semialdehyde dehydrogenase, whose protein sequence is MSNRLSGYKLRRPELFREANYIAGQWVQADSGRTYDVTNPATGEVIGTVPAMSAVETNRAIDAAYKAQKAWAALTAEQRANHLWKLAELMHENLEDLAAIMTIEQGKPLSESRGEVVYSASFIEWFAEEARRIYGDTIPSPVPGRRLIVQKQPVGVFAAITPWNFPSAMITRKAGPGWAAGCTGVIRPASQTPYSALALAVMAQEAGFPAGVCNVITGPSSETGPAITSSPKVRKLTFTGSTAVGAKLLAECAPTIKKTSMELGGNAPFIVFDDADLDEAVKGAMGSKFRNTGQTCVCANRILVQDKVHDAFAEKLAAAVARLKLGNGMEEGVTLGPLIDEAAVKKVETHVEDAVKHGAKIVSGGKRDQRGGNFYLPTILSDVSPAAEIFSDETFGPVAPLFRFKTEEEAIEMANDTPFGLAAYFYARDVGRIFRVAEALEFGIVGINEGLISTAVAPFGGMKQSGIGREGSKYGIEEFLEVKYMAIGGLTN, encoded by the coding sequence ATGAGCAACAGACTTTCGGGCTACAAGCTTCGCCGTCCGGAGCTTTTTCGCGAAGCGAATTATATCGCCGGCCAGTGGGTGCAGGCCGATAGCGGCCGTACCTACGACGTCACCAATCCTGCGACCGGCGAGGTGATCGGCACCGTGCCGGCCATGAGCGCTGTCGAAACCAACCGTGCGATCGACGCTGCCTACAAGGCGCAGAAGGCATGGGCGGCGCTGACCGCCGAGCAGCGCGCCAATCATCTCTGGAAGCTTGCCGAGCTGATGCACGAGAATCTTGAAGACCTTGCAGCGATCATGACGATCGAGCAGGGCAAGCCGCTCTCCGAAAGCCGCGGCGAGGTCGTTTATTCCGCAAGCTTCATCGAATGGTTCGCCGAAGAGGCAAGACGCATCTATGGCGACACGATCCCTTCGCCAGTTCCGGGGCGTCGGCTGATCGTGCAGAAACAACCGGTTGGCGTCTTCGCGGCGATCACGCCGTGGAACTTCCCTTCGGCAATGATCACCCGCAAGGCCGGTCCCGGCTGGGCGGCAGGCTGCACCGGCGTCATCCGTCCGGCGAGCCAGACGCCCTATTCGGCGCTGGCGCTGGCGGTGATGGCGCAAGAGGCGGGTTTTCCGGCCGGCGTCTGCAACGTCATTACCGGTCCTTCATCGGAAACAGGTCCCGCAATCACCAGCAGCCCGAAGGTGCGCAAGCTCACCTTCACCGGCAGCACGGCAGTCGGCGCCAAGCTGCTCGCTGAATGTGCGCCGACCATCAAGAAGACCAGCATGGAACTCGGCGGCAATGCGCCCTTCATCGTCTTTGATGACGCCGATCTCGACGAGGCGGTGAAAGGTGCCATGGGCTCCAAGTTCCGCAATACGGGACAAACCTGCGTCTGCGCCAACCGCATTCTCGTGCAGGACAAGGTGCATGACGCCTTTGCCGAAAAGCTCGCAGCCGCCGTTGCCAGGCTGAAGCTCGGCAACGGCATGGAGGAGGGCGTCACCCTCGGCCCGTTGATCGACGAGGCGGCGGTCAAGAAGGTCGAGACGCATGTCGAGGATGCCGTCAAACACGGTGCGAAAATCGTCTCCGGCGGCAAGCGCGATCAGCGCGGCGGCAATTTCTACCTGCCCACCATTCTCTCAGATGTCTCCCCTGCAGCGGAAATCTTCTCCGACGAGACGTTCGGCCCGGTTGCCCCGCTTTTCCGCTTCAAGACGGAGGAGGAGGCGATCGAAATGGCGAATGATACCCCCTTCGGTCTTGCCGCCTATTTTTATGCCCGTGACGTCGGCCGCATCTTCCGGGTTGCCGAGGCTCTCGAATTCGGCATTGTCGGTATCAACGAGGGACTCATCTCGACGGCCGTCGCTCCTTTCGGCGGCATGAAGCAGTCCGGCATCGGCCGGGAAGGCTCGAAATACGGCATCGAAGAGTTCCTCGAGGTCAAATACATGGCCATTGGTGGCCTGACGAACTGA
- a CDS encoding tartrate dehydrogenase, translated as MNANTNTAPRRYRIASVPGDGIGPEVIAAGLEVLDVLAARSGTFVLDVDHYDWGSERYRKTGAFMPDDALSLLKQADAIYFGAVGAPDVPDHVTLWGLRLPICQRLDQYANIRPTRIFPGVKSPLRGVEEGDLDWLIVRENSEGEYSGHGGRAHIGLPEEVATETSIFTRRGVERIMRFAFREAQKRPRKLLTVVTKSNAQRYGLVLWDEIAAEVAKDFPDVTWDKELVDAMTFRMVAKPKSIDTVVATNLHADILSDLAAALAGSLGIAPTGNVDPERRFPSMFEPIHGSAFDITGKGIANPVASFWTASLMLEHLGEAAAAKILISAVEQVCAAGILTPDLGGKATTADVTRAVCEALRGSNFAPDDENIPAV; from the coding sequence ATGAACGCCAATACCAACACCGCGCCCCGCCGCTATCGCATCGCCTCCGTTCCGGGCGATGGTATCGGCCCCGAAGTCATCGCCGCCGGCCTTGAAGTGCTGGATGTGCTGGCCGCCCGCAGCGGTACTTTCGTGCTCGACGTCGATCACTATGACTGGGGCAGCGAGCGCTACCGCAAGACCGGTGCCTTCATGCCTGACGATGCGCTGTCTCTGCTGAAGCAGGCTGACGCCATCTATTTCGGCGCCGTCGGCGCGCCTGACGTGCCGGATCACGTCACGCTCTGGGGCCTGCGCCTGCCGATCTGCCAGCGTCTCGACCAATATGCCAATATCCGGCCGACCCGCATCTTCCCCGGCGTGAAAAGCCCGCTGAGGGGTGTGGAAGAAGGCGATCTCGACTGGCTGATCGTGCGCGAAAATTCCGAGGGCGAATATTCCGGCCATGGCGGCCGCGCCCATATCGGCCTGCCAGAGGAAGTGGCGACCGAGACTTCGATCTTCACGCGTCGTGGCGTCGAGCGCATCATGCGTTTCGCCTTCCGCGAGGCGCAGAAGCGCCCGCGCAAGCTCTTGACGGTCGTCACCAAGTCCAACGCCCAGCGTTACGGCCTGGTGCTCTGGGACGAGATTGCCGCCGAGGTCGCCAAGGACTTCCCCGACGTGACCTGGGACAAGGAACTGGTCGATGCCATGACTTTCCGCATGGTCGCAAAACCGAAGAGCATCGACACTGTCGTTGCGACCAACCTGCATGCCGACATTTTATCCGATCTTGCGGCGGCACTTGCGGGCTCTCTCGGCATCGCGCCGACCGGCAATGTCGATCCCGAGCGCCGGTTCCCCTCGATGTTCGAACCGATCCACGGTTCGGCCTTCGATATTACCGGCAAGGGCATCGCCAATCCGGTCGCGAGCTTCTGGACGGCATCGTTGATGCTGGAACATCTTGGCGAGGCGGCTGCCGCAAAGATACTGATCTCGGCGGTGGAACAGGTCTGCGCCGCCGGCATTCTCACTCCAGATCTTGGCGGCAAGGCAACCACGGCGGATGTGACGCGCGCCGTTTGCGAAGCGTTGCGGGGATCGAACTTCGCCCCCGATGACGAGAATATTCCGGCCGTCTGA
- a CDS encoding ABC transporter ATP-binding protein → MPAMSLEVENLSSGYGPTKVLEGITFSVPSGCRLAVLGRNGMGKTTLLATLAGQTKRYEGRIRLGETDLTDAPSATRAHRGLGYVPQARCIFPTLTVEENLFVGLKGRPKTALEEAYAMFPRLKERRKNLGNQLSGGEQQMLSTARTILGRPSVLLLDEPLEGLAPVICEELMAAFTELAKAGDMTILLVEQRIQSALDFADRVIILERGRIAWSGTPSELSADHDAVERFLGVGGLH, encoded by the coding sequence ATGCCAGCCATGTCGCTTGAGGTTGAAAATCTCTCTTCCGGCTACGGTCCGACAAAAGTGCTCGAAGGCATCACCTTCTCGGTGCCCTCTGGCTGTCGCCTCGCCGTGCTCGGCCGAAACGGGATGGGCAAGACGACGCTGCTCGCAACGCTCGCGGGCCAGACGAAACGTTATGAGGGGCGCATCCGGCTCGGCGAAACCGATCTGACCGATGCGCCGAGCGCAACGCGCGCGCATCGCGGTCTCGGCTATGTGCCGCAGGCACGCTGTATCTTCCCGACCCTGACGGTCGAGGAGAATCTGTTCGTCGGCCTCAAGGGGCGCCCGAAGACGGCGCTGGAGGAAGCTTATGCGATGTTTCCGCGGCTGAAGGAGCGACGCAAGAACCTCGGCAACCAGCTCTCGGGCGGCGAGCAGCAAATGCTCTCGACGGCCCGCACCATTCTCGGCCGCCCATCCGTGCTGCTGCTTGACGAACCGCTGGAAGGATTGGCGCCCGTCATCTGCGAGGAATTGATGGCCGCCTTTACCGAGCTTGCCAAGGCTGGCGACATGACCATCCTGCTTGTGGAGCAGCGCATCCAGAGCGCCCTCGATTTCGCCGATCGCGTCATTATCCTGGAGCGCGGCCGGATTGCCTGGAGCGGCACGCCGTCGGAATTGTCAGCCGATCACGATGCCGTGGAGCGTTTCCTCGGGGTCGGCGGATTGCACTGA
- a CDS encoding ABC transporter ATP-binding protein, translating to MSAVFEVAHLKKAFGGLAVTNDVSLSMSPGDRIALIGPNGAGKTTFVNLVTGNLAPDSGEVRLAGEMVTKVDAIGRVRRGLVRSFQVTRLFQDMTPAEHVALAVLRRKGRTGRLIGNFLAMPDVMAEVDELLDKLGLGPLMHRKVAEIAYGQQRLLEIALALALKPKVLLLDEPAAGVPQSDTGRIEQALADLPADLAVLMIEHDMDLVFRFAKRVIVLAAGAIIFDGAPAEVTKDARVREAYLGSYANASHVA from the coding sequence ATGAGCGCCGTTTTCGAAGTCGCCCATCTGAAGAAGGCCTTCGGCGGTCTGGCGGTCACCAACGATGTCTCGCTCTCCATGTCGCCTGGCGACCGCATCGCGCTGATCGGCCCGAACGGGGCCGGCAAGACGACCTTCGTCAATCTTGTTACCGGCAATCTGGCGCCCGATTCCGGCGAAGTGCGCCTTGCCGGCGAGATGGTGACGAAAGTGGATGCGATTGGTCGGGTGAGACGAGGGCTCGTGCGTTCATTCCAGGTCACTCGCTTGTTCCAGGACATGACGCCTGCCGAGCATGTCGCGCTTGCCGTCTTGCGCCGGAAGGGGCGAACCGGGCGCCTCATCGGTAATTTTCTGGCCATGCCTGATGTCATGGCCGAGGTCGACGAGTTGCTCGACAAGCTTGGCCTTGGACCGCTGATGCATCGCAAGGTCGCCGAAATCGCCTATGGCCAACAACGGCTTCTGGAAATCGCGCTGGCGCTTGCACTCAAGCCCAAGGTACTGTTGCTCGACGAACCTGCAGCCGGCGTACCGCAAAGCGACACAGGTCGTATCGAACAGGCGCTGGCCGATCTTCCGGCCGATCTCGCCGTCTTGATGATCGAACATGACATGGACCTCGTTTTCCGCTTCGCCAAACGCGTCATCGTGCTTGCGGCCGGCGCTATCATCTTTGATGGCGCGCCGGCCGAGGTGACGAAGGATGCACGTGTCCGTGAGGCCTATCTGGGGAGCTATGCCAATGCCAGCCATGTCGCTTGA
- a CDS encoding branched-chain amino acid ABC transporter permease yields MTLAMHDKEILVQRRRSALSRDLSGIAVIIAAAIVGYFAFPDNLALLTRIIAIALLVLSLDLVPGYAGIATLGHAALFGSGAYAAGIVSAHYGINDPLLMTLAGIFGGAIAGLICGAVILRAHGLPQLVLSIALINLFHEFANKASSWTGGSDGLSGISPDPIFGMFEFDLYGHTAYVFGIALLLIVFVLLRLLVRSPFGMLCRGIKEDPLRIRAMGASPKAALAKMYVLSGAVAGVGGALNAISTQVVGLDSLSFTQSAEALVMLVLGGTGSLFGALSGTVIFMLFEDYVSAANPFHWLTMIGALLIAVVLFAPKGLYGTAAALVARRKEARP; encoded by the coding sequence ATGACGCTCGCCATGCATGATAAAGAAATTTTGGTGCAGCGCCGCCGCAGTGCCCTCAGCCGCGATCTCTCGGGCATTGCCGTCATCATCGCCGCCGCTATCGTCGGCTATTTCGCCTTTCCAGACAATCTGGCGCTCTTGACCCGCATCATCGCCATTGCGCTTCTAGTCTTGTCGCTCGATCTCGTTCCCGGCTATGCCGGCATCGCCACCCTCGGCCATGCCGCGCTCTTCGGCTCCGGCGCCTATGCGGCCGGTATTGTCTCGGCCCATTACGGCATCAACGATCCGCTGCTGATGACGCTTGCCGGCATTTTCGGCGGGGCGATCGCCGGCCTCATCTGCGGTGCCGTCATTCTTCGCGCCCATGGCCTGCCGCAACTCGTATTGTCGATTGCGCTCATCAACCTCTTCCACGAATTCGCCAACAAGGCGTCCTCCTGGACGGGCGGCAGCGACGGTCTGTCGGGCATTTCGCCTGATCCGATTTTCGGCATGTTCGAATTCGACCTCTACGGCCACACGGCCTATGTCTTCGGCATCGCTCTGCTGTTGATCGTCTTCGTGCTGCTGCGCCTGCTCGTGCGCTCGCCTTTCGGCATGCTGTGCCGCGGCATCAAGGAGGATCCGCTGCGCATCCGCGCCATGGGCGCCTCGCCGAAAGCGGCGCTTGCGAAAATGTATGTGCTGTCCGGCGCGGTTGCTGGTGTCGGCGGCGCCTTGAACGCGATTTCCACCCAGGTCGTCGGTCTCGACAGCCTCTCCTTTACCCAATCGGCGGAAGCGCTGGTGATGCTGGTGCTCGGCGGCACGGGCTCGCTGTTTGGTGCACTGTCGGGCACTGTTATCTTCATGCTTTTCGAGGATTATGTCTCGGCCGCCAATCCTTTCCACTGGCTGACGATGATCGGTGCCTTGCTGATTGCGGTCGTACTCTTTGCACCCAAGGGGCTTTACGGCACCGCGGCTGCCCTCGTCGCCCGCCGCAAGGAGGCCCGTCCATGA
- a CDS encoding branched-chain amino acid ABC transporter permease has protein sequence MQTVFSIAVDALAYGMVLFVISIGLSVTMGLMRVVNLAHGAFAMIGGYVASYVARDLGLGYTVAIAAAVAATIIIAIPIERFFYRRIYGAPELTQVLMTIGITFCVIGIANYLMGPTLKTIPLAEALQGAADLGFRTIPVHRLFAIVCGLAVALGLWFVIDRTSFGVKLRASVDNAPMAAALGVRTEIIYAVSFGVAVGLAAFGGVVGAELLPVEPYYALRYMVTFLVVVSVGGAGSIPGALIACLLLGAIDTTGRYLMPEFGEFFFYLAVIAIICIFPRGLAGRAK, from the coding sequence ATGCAGACAGTCTTCAGCATAGCCGTGGATGCGCTTGCCTATGGCATGGTGCTCTTCGTCATATCGATCGGCCTTTCGGTGACGATGGGTTTGATGCGTGTCGTCAACCTGGCGCATGGTGCCTTCGCGATGATTGGCGGTTATGTGGCGTCTTATGTCGCCCGCGATCTGGGGCTTGGTTATACAGTCGCAATCGCTGCCGCCGTTGCAGCAACGATCATCATCGCCATTCCAATCGAGCGCTTCTTCTATCGGCGCATCTATGGCGCGCCGGAACTGACGCAAGTCTTGATGACGATCGGTATTACTTTCTGTGTCATCGGCATCGCCAACTACCTCATGGGACCGACGCTGAAGACCATTCCGCTTGCCGAGGCGCTGCAGGGGGCGGCCGATCTTGGCTTTCGCACTATTCCCGTGCATCGGCTCTTTGCCATCGTCTGCGGTCTGGCCGTCGCCCTCGGCCTCTGGTTCGTGATCGACAGGACGAGTTTCGGTGTGAAGCTGCGTGCCTCGGTCGATAATGCACCGATGGCTGCAGCTCTCGGCGTGCGCACCGAGATCATCTATGCCGTGAGTTTCGGCGTTGCAGTCGGCCTTGCCGCATTTGGCGGGGTCGTCGGTGCCGAATTGCTGCCGGTCGAGCCCTATTATGCGCTGCGCTACATGGTGACCTTCCTCGTCGTCGTTTCGGTCGGCGGTGCGGGTTCCATTCCGGGCGCGCTGATCGCCTGCCTGCTGCTTGGCGCGATCGATACGACAGGACGTTATCTCATGCCGGAATTCGGCGAATTCTTCTTCTATCTCGCGGTTATCGCCATCATCTGCATCTTCCCGCGCGGCCTTGCCGGGAGGGCGAAATGA
- a CDS encoding ABC transporter substrate-binding protein, which yields MKKLVMAAVAALLFGGTAYADTIKVGVIGPFSGPFALQGKNFKAGIDAYMALNGNKVGNDTVEVVYRDVPQADPAQSKALAQELIVKEKVQYLAGFYFTPDAMAVTPILKQGNVPMVIMNAATSAIVTKSPLVVRTSFTTWQTSTPIAKVAFDSGVKKVISVVSDYGPGVDAENAFKAGFEKAGGQVVEAIRMPLATNDFSPIMQRIKDSGAQGVFAFLPSGPTTLGFVKAYNENGLKAAGIKFFAPGDLTQESDLPALGDAALGIQTTFHYAVSHDSPENKAFVDAATKAIGNKAELSFPAVSAYDGMYVIYKMIDATGGKQDAQKAVDAVKGLSWVSPRGPVSIDPESRHITQNIYLREVAKAGDGTYINKEVQTFEKQGDPGLAAAK from the coding sequence ATGAAAAAGCTCGTTATGGCCGCGGTCGCGGCGCTGCTCTTCGGCGGAACTGCCTATGCCGATACGATCAAGGTCGGCGTGATCGGGCCCTTCTCCGGTCCGTTTGCCCTGCAGGGCAAGAACTTCAAAGCCGGCATCGACGCCTATATGGCACTGAACGGCAACAAGGTCGGCAATGATACGGTCGAGGTCGTCTATCGCGACGTGCCGCAGGCCGATCCGGCCCAGTCCAAGGCGCTCGCGCAGGAGTTGATCGTCAAGGAAAAGGTGCAGTATCTCGCCGGCTTCTATTTCACGCCGGATGCGATGGCCGTGACGCCGATCCTCAAGCAGGGTAATGTGCCGATGGTGATCATGAACGCTGCGACCTCGGCGATCGTCACCAAGAGCCCGCTCGTCGTGCGTACCTCCTTCACCACCTGGCAGACCTCGACGCCGATCGCCAAGGTCGCCTTCGATTCCGGCGTCAAGAAGGTGATCTCTGTCGTCAGCGACTACGGCCCGGGCGTCGATGCCGAAAATGCCTTCAAGGCCGGTTTTGAAAAGGCCGGCGGTCAGGTGGTCGAGGCGATCCGCATGCCGCTTGCGACCAACGATTTCAGCCCGATCATGCAGCGCATAAAGGATTCTGGCGCGCAGGGCGTCTTCGCCTTCCTACCGTCCGGTCCGACGACGCTCGGCTTCGTCAAGGCTTACAACGAAAACGGCCTGAAGGCTGCCGGCATCAAGTTCTTCGCGCCTGGCGACCTGACCCAGGAATCCGACCTGCCGGCGCTCGGCGATGCAGCACTCGGCATCCAGACGACGTTTCACTATGCGGTGTCGCATGACTCGCCGGAAAACAAGGCTTTCGTCGATGCGGCAACCAAGGCGATCGGCAACAAGGCCGAGCTCTCCTTCCCGGCCGTCAGCGCCTATGACGGCATGTATGTCATCTACAAGATGATCGATGCGACGGGTGGCAAGCAGGATGCACAGAAGGCGGTCGATGCGGTCAAGGGTCTCTCGTGGGTCAGCCCCCGCGGCCCGGTTTCCATCGATCCGGAAAGCCGCCACATCACGCAGAACATCTATCTGCGCGAAGTCGCCAAGGCCGGTGATGGGACCTACATCAACAAGGAAGTTCAGACCTTCGAAAAGCAGGGCGATCCGGGCCTTGCGGCCGCCAAGTAA
- the pobA gene encoding 4-hydroxybenzoate 3-monooxygenase translates to MRTQIAIIGSGPSGLLLGQLLTGAGIDNVILDRVGKDYILGRVRAGVLEEGTVRLLEEAKSAKRLHAEGLPHDGFSLAFDGRDHRIDLHGLTGGKRVTVYGQTEVTRDLMIEREASGAVTIYDAANVTPHDFDGSTPYVTYEKGDVTHRIDCDFIAGCDGFHGASRKAVPEKAIRTFEKVYPFGWLGLLADVAPVNHELIYANHPRGFALCSMRSATRSRYYIQCSLEEKAADWSDDRFWDELRRRLPAHHAEALKTAPSFEKSIAPLRSFVAEPMRFGRMFLVGDAAHIVPPTGAKGLNLAASDVHYLFGGLSEFYGDRSSAGVDAYSQKALARVWKAVRFSWWMTTMMHRFPDTDDFDQKIQEAELDYLTHSRAASTALAENYVGLPF, encoded by the coding sequence TTGCGCACCCAAATCGCCATCATCGGCTCGGGGCCATCAGGCCTGCTGCTCGGTCAGTTGTTGACCGGCGCTGGGATCGACAATGTCATCCTCGATCGCGTAGGCAAGGATTATATCCTCGGGCGCGTTCGCGCCGGCGTTCTGGAAGAAGGCACGGTCCGCCTGCTGGAAGAGGCGAAGTCCGCTAAGCGCCTGCACGCCGAAGGCTTGCCGCATGATGGTTTTTCGCTGGCTTTCGACGGGCGCGATCACCGCATCGATCTCCATGGCTTGACCGGCGGTAAACGCGTGACCGTCTACGGCCAGACCGAAGTGACGCGTGACCTGATGATCGAGCGGGAGGCAAGCGGCGCCGTGACGATCTACGACGCTGCCAATGTGACGCCGCACGACTTCGATGGCAGCACACCCTACGTTACTTACGAGAAGGGCGACGTCACCCACCGCATCGACTGCGATTTCATCGCCGGCTGTGACGGCTTCCACGGCGCAAGCCGCAAGGCGGTTCCGGAAAAGGCAATCAGAACCTTCGAGAAGGTCTATCCCTTCGGCTGGCTTGGCCTGCTTGCCGATGTCGCCCCTGTCAATCATGAGCTCATCTACGCCAACCATCCGCGCGGCTTTGCGCTCTGTTCAATGCGTTCGGCGACCCGCAGCCGTTATTACATCCAGTGTTCGCTGGAGGAAAAGGCCGCGGACTGGAGTGACGACCGTTTCTGGGACGAACTGCGCCGCCGCTTGCCAGCCCATCACGCCGAGGCGCTGAAGACTGCGCCTTCCTTCGAAAAGTCGATTGCGCCGCTGCGCTCCTTCGTGGCCGAGCCCATGCGTTTCGGGCGCATGTTCCTGGTCGGCGATGCCGCCCATATCGTGCCGCCGACCGGTGCCAAGGGGCTGAACCTTGCCGCCAGCGACGTGCATTATCTGTTCGGAGGCTTGAGCGAGTTCTACGGTGATCGCTCCAGTGCCGGGGTAGACGCCTATTCGCAGAAGGCGCTCGCCCGTGTGTGGAAGGCCGTGCGTTTCTCTTGGTGGATGACGACGATGATGCATCGTTTCCCGGATACGGATGATTTCGACCAGAAGATCCAGGAAGCGGAACTCGACTATCTCACCCATTCCCGCGCCGCCTCGACTGCGCTTGCGGAGAACTACGTCGGATTGCCGTTCTGA
- a CDS encoding helix-turn-helix domain-containing protein, with amino-acid sequence MTRHVPTYELYGEASGKEPDFWLHCETIPSRSSLHHWEIKLHRHASFFQILYIDAGAGDAIFGERSQSIQPPAVVTVPPGLEHGFRFSKDIDGLVITMLSANLSHPPGDRSRLGEWLAVPHLIALDPDDPDAAYLMQSLRRLGDEYRNNRSGRSELLASYAALALRLTARISYQEDISQFPTDENERRMEHLTGLIQQHFRSHRPASFYAREIGISPTHLNRIVRSMTGKTAHDLIAGKLVDEAKRELVFTLANVQEVSYRLGFADPAYFSRFFLKHAGETPKDWRKRAKNRLERA; translated from the coding sequence ATGACGAGACATGTGCCGACCTATGAACTCTACGGCGAGGCATCGGGCAAGGAACCCGATTTCTGGCTGCATTGCGAAACAATTCCCTCGCGCAGCAGCCTTCACCATTGGGAGATCAAGCTGCACCGGCACGCGAGTTTCTTTCAGATATTATACATCGACGCCGGCGCGGGCGATGCCATTTTCGGGGAGCGCAGCCAGAGCATCCAGCCGCCGGCAGTCGTCACGGTTCCTCCCGGGTTGGAGCACGGTTTCCGCTTTTCGAAGGATATCGATGGCTTGGTCATCACGATGCTGAGCGCCAATCTCAGCCACCCTCCCGGAGACCGCAGCCGGCTCGGCGAATGGCTTGCTGTGCCGCATCTCATAGCGCTCGATCCTGATGATCCCGACGCCGCCTATCTCATGCAGAGCCTGAGGCGGCTCGGCGATGAATATCGCAACAACCGCAGCGGCCGCAGCGAGCTTCTCGCCTCCTATGCCGCATTGGCGCTGCGGCTGACGGCGAGAATTTCCTATCAGGAGGATATCAGCCAGTTCCCCACCGATGAAAACGAACGGCGGATGGAGCACCTGACTGGCCTCATCCAGCAGCATTTCCGTTCGCACAGACCTGCCTCATTCTATGCCAGGGAAATCGGCATTTCGCCGACCCATCTCAATCGTATAGTCCGATCGATGACCGGAAAGACGGCTCACGACCTGATCGCCGGCAAACTCGTCGACGAAGCCAAGCGCGAGCTCGTTTTCACGCTCGCGAACGTTCAGGAGGTCAGCTATCGGCTTGGCTTTGCCGACCCGGCCTATTTCTCCCGCTTCTTCCTCAAGCACGCCGGCGAGACCCCCAAGGATTGGCGCAAGCGAGCGAAGAACAGGCTTGAACGAGCCTAG